One window of the Perca flavescens isolate YP-PL-M2 chromosome 16, PFLA_1.0, whole genome shotgun sequence genome contains the following:
- the arpc3 gene encoding actin-related protein 2/3 complex subunit 3 — protein MPAYHSSLMVPDTRMVGNMALLPLKTQFKGPARGDGIESDIIDEAIYYFKANVFFKNYEIKNEADRTLIYVTLYISECLKRLQKCSSRSQGEKEMYTLGITNFPIPGEPGFPLNAMYVKPANKQEDETMRAYLQQIRQETGLRLCDRVFDPQTDKPSKWWVCFVKRQFMNKSLSAPGQ, from the exons ATGCCG GCGTATCACTCAAGCCTGATGGTCCCCGACACCAGGATGGTGGGGAATATGGCTTTGCTTCCACTCAAAACCCAGTTCAAGGGACCAGCCAGAGGAGACG GCATAGAGTCAGACATCATTGATGAGGCCATCTACTACTTTAAGGCCAATGTTTTCTTTAAGAATTATGAAATCAAG AATGAGGCAGACAGGACGTTGATCTACGTCACACTGTACATTTCGGAATGCCTAAAGAGGCTACAGAAG TGCAGCTCCAGGAGCCAGGGGGAGAAGGAGATGTACACTCTGGGCATCACTAACTTCCCCATTCCTGGAGAACCTGGCTTCCCTCTCAATGCTATGTATGTCAAACCTGCAAACAAGCAAGAGGACG AGACTATGAGGGCGTACCTCCAGCAGATCCGCCAGGAGACCGGCTTGAGGCTATGTGATCGCGTGTTTGACCCCCAGACCGACAAACCCAGCAAG tggTGGGTGTGCTTTGTCAAGAGGCAGTTCATGAACAAAAGTCTGTCAGCTCCTGGACAGTGA
- the gpn3 gene encoding GPN-loop GTPase 3 produces the protein MPRYAQLVIGPAGSGKSTYCSTMVQHLQTLNRSAQVVNLDPAAEHFDYPVMADIRELIQVDDVMEDASLRFGPNGGLVFCMEYLANNFDWLGESLGHVEDDYILFDCPGQIELYTHLPVMKQLVEQLQQWEFRVCGVFLVDSQFMVESFKFISGVMVALSAMVSLEIPQINIMTKMDLLSPKAKKEIEKYLDPDMYSMMEDNSDNIRSKKFKNLTKAICGLIDDYSMVRFLPFDRTDEEGINIVLQNIDFSIQYGEDLEFKEPKEVDEEPANLNYDAFFQDKVDS, from the exons ATGCCTCGTTATGCACAGCTAGTGATTGGCCCGGCGGGTAGCGGTAAG AGTACCTACTGCTCCACCATGGTCCAGCATTTACAGACCCTTAACCGCTCAGCTCAGGTGGTCAACCTGGACCCAGCAGCTGAGCACTTTGACTACCCTGTCATGGCAG ACATCCGGGAGCTCATCCAGGTGGACGACGTGATGGAGGACGCTTCTCTCAGATTTGGCCCTAACGGAGGTCTGGTCTTCTGCATGGAATACTTAGCCAACAACTTTGACTGGCTGGGGGAAAGCCTGGGGCATGTTGAGGATGACTACATACTGTTCGACTGCCCAG GTCAGATTGAACTTTatacacacctccctgtaatgAAGCAGCTGGTGGAGCAGCTCCAACAGTGGGAGTTCCGGGTGTGTGGGGTCTTTCTGGTAGACTCCCAGTTCATGGTGGAGTCTTTTAAG TTCATCTCAGGAGTCATGGTTGCCCTGAGTGCCATGGTGTCATTAGAGATCCCTCAAATAAACATCATGACAAAAATGGACCTGCTTAGTCCCAAAGCCAAGAAAGAGATTGAGAA GTACCTGGACCCAGACATGTACTCAATGATGGAAGATAACTCCGATAACATCAGAAGCAAAAAGTTCAAGAATCTGACTAAAGCCATCTGTGGTCTG ATTGATGACTACAGTATGGTAAGATTCCTGCCCTTTGACCGCACAGATGAGGAAGGTATTAACATAGTACTGCAAAACATTGACTTCTCTATACAGTATGGAGAGGACCTGGAGTTCAAGGAGCCGAAG GAGGTTGATGAAGAGCCTGCTAACCTCAATTATGATGCGTTTTTTCAAGACAAAGTTGACAGCTGA
- the rnf170 gene encoding E3 ubiquitin-protein ligase RNF170: protein MEDSQCGDLDYLVQDEDTIIEGVSNQVLFVVVLSITFLAGLLTLLCRQEQQNIHPENQEHVRAVRQQLQTEQDENPQAEARQQYYTDMSCPVCLQQAVLPVETNCGHLFCGSCIIAYWRYGTWLGAIHCPICRQMVTLLFPLFHEHTAPQRVQDGEGEPQLILTDINDYNRRFSGQPRSYMDRLRDVPTLLRHAFREMFSVGGLFWMFRIRILLCLVGALTYLASPLDILPEALFGLLGFMDDFFVILLLFVYISIMYREVVTQRLNG from the exons ATGGAGGACAGTCAATGTGGGGACTTGGACTACCTGGTCCAAGATGAGGACACCATCATCGAAGGTGTCAGCAACCAGGTCTTATTTGTTGTGGTGCTCAGCATCACCTTCCTTGCGGGCCTTCTCACTCTGCTCTGCAG ACAAGAGCAGCAGAACATTCATCCGGAGAATCAGGAGCATGTTCGAGCCGTCCGACAACAGCTCCAAACAGAGCAG GACGAAAATCCTCAGGCGGAGGCCAGACAGCAGTATTACACAGACATGTCTTGTCCTGTGTGTTTACAGCAGGCTGTTCTGCCAGTGGAAACCAATTGTGGACACCTTTTCTGTG GCTCCTGCATTATAGCCTACTGGAGGTATGGCACATGGCTGGGTGCAATTCACTGCCCCATTTGCCGACAAATG gtAACGCTGCTCTTCCCACTATTTCATGAACACACCGCTCCTCAGAGGGTCCAGGATGGCGAGGGAGAACCTCAGCTGATATTAACAGACATTAACGATTACAACCGCAGGTTCTCAGGCCAGCCAAGATCT TACATGGACAGGCTGCGAGATGTGCCCACCTTGCTCCGTCATGCCTTTAGGGAGATGTTCTCTGTGGGAGGCCTCTTCTGGATGTTCAGGATTCGCATTCTTCTCTGCCTAGTGGGAGCACTCACCTACCTGGCCTCGCCGCTTGACATCCTCCCTGAGGCACTTTTCGGTCTGCTGGGATTCATGGACGATTTCTTTGTGATCCTACTTCTCTTTGTGTACATCTCTATCATGTACAGAGAGGTGGTTACGCAGAGACTGAATGGCTAA